From Shewanella psychrophila, a single genomic window includes:
- a CDS encoding ankyrin repeat domain-containing protein, giving the protein MNIYSLMSPIFLWAVISAPIYAKAVDTEAEALASPQQLSDYFFAAARVGDIEVLSTFLDAGFPIDQANQKSYTALMVGAYAGQYSVTDLLLQRGANACLQDKRGNTAIMGALIKAEFRIVSLLYSYECDESLINKSGMSLEEFARYWGQADKLKELKDPA; this is encoded by the coding sequence ATGAATATCTATAGCTTAATGTCACCTATATTTCTGTGGGCTGTCATTTCCGCGCCTATATACGCCAAAGCTGTCGACACAGAAGCCGAGGCTCTGGCGAGTCCGCAGCAGCTGAGCGACTATTTCTTTGCCGCGGCGAGAGTGGGAGACATTGAAGTATTGAGTACCTTTCTCGATGCTGGATTTCCCATAGATCAAGCTAATCAGAAGAGCTATACCGCCCTAATGGTCGGCGCATATGCGGGACAATATTCGGTAACCGACCTGCTTTTACAGCGAGGAGCCAATGCCTGCTTGCAGGACAAGCGGGGCAATACAGCAATCATGGGCGCCTTGATTAAGGCTGAGTTTCGTATTGTCAGCCTGCTTTATTCTTACGAATGTGATGAGAGCTTGATTAACAAGTCGGGTATGAGTCTGGAAGAGTTTGCCCGTTACTGGGGTCAAGCCGACAAACTTAAAGAGCTTAAAGATCCTGCTTAA